Genomic window (Hydrogenimonas cancrithermarum):
CAGCGCGTCGGCGCTATACTGCTCGATCGTGTCGAGCGGGTCGATGACGTTGCCGCGCGATTTGGACATTTTGTTGCCGTGCTCGTCGCGCACGAGGGCATGGAGGTAGATGTCTCTAAACGGAAGTTCGCCCATGAAGTGTTCACCCATCATGATCATACGTGCGACCCAGAAGAAGAGGATGTCGAATCCCGTAATCAGCAGGTCGTTGGGGTAGAAACTTTTCAGGTCGCCTTCGAACCATTTGACGTTCTTGAGAGCTTCGCCGTTGCCCCATCCGAGCGTCGAGAAAGGCCAGAGTGCCGAGCTGAACCAGGTATCGAGGACATCCGGATCCTGCTTGATGTGGGTACTGCCGCATTTTGGGCACTTATCGGGGTTCTCTTCGTGGGTCGCCCATTCGTGGCCGCAGTCGTCGCAATAGAAAACAGGGATGCGGTGGCCCCACCAGAGCTGGCGGCTGATACACCAGTCGCGCAGATCGTTCATCCAAGCGTTGTAGCTGTTGATCCAGTGCGATGGGAAGAATTTCGCTTCGCCGGCATTGACTTTCTCGATGGCACGCGTGGCGATCTCTTTTTTGACAAACCACTGCTTGGAGATGTAGGGTTCGACGACATTGTGGCAGCGGTAGCAGTGGCCGACCTGGTGGGTGTGCTCTTCAATCTTCTCGATAAATCCCTCTTCGTCCAGACGTGCAACGATCTTCTCGCGTGCATCGAGACGCTCGTGTCCTTCGAATTCGCCGGCGAATTTGTTCAAAATCCCCTTTTCGTCGAAGACTGTGATGAAGTCGAGGTTGTGGCGCTTGCCCACTTCGTAGTCGTTGGGGTCGTGGGCCGGGGTGACCTTGACCACACCGGTACCGAACTCCATATCGACATGCTCGTCGGCGATGACGGAAATCTCACGGTCGATCAGCGGCAGGCGCACTTTCTTGCCGATGAGATGCTTGTAGCGTTCGTCATCGGGGTGGACCATGACGGCGGTATCGCCGAAATAGGTCTCCGGACGCGTCGTCGCAACGACGACGTACCCCTCTTCATCCGCGAGCGGATAGCGGATGTGGTAGAGCTTGCCGTTGTGCTCTTCATACTCCACTTCGATGTCGCTGAGTGCACCGTCATGGGTACACCAGTTGACCATGTAGTTGCCCTTGACGATAAGGCCTTCATCGTAGAGCTGCACGAAAGCTTTCTTGACGGCGTTTTTAAGCCCCTCGTCCATCGTGAAGCGTTCGCGGCTCCAGGCCGGGGAGACGCCGAGTTTTCGCATCTGGTGGACGATCATTCCGCCGCTGTGCTCTTTCCACTTCCAGACACGCTCCAGAAACGCTTCGCGCCCCAGCTCCTCTTTGGTCTTGCCTTCTGCAAGCAGCTGCTTTTCGACGACATTCTGCGTCGCGATGCCGGCATGGTCGGTCCCCGGTTGCCAGAGGGTTTTGAAACCGTCCATCCGCTTGTAGCGAACCATGATGTCCTGTAGCGTAAAAGTCAACGCATGGCCGATATGCAGGCTTCCGGTGACGTTCGGCGGGGGCATCATGATGCAAAAGTTTTTGCCCTCCTTTTGAATGGCTTCGTTGCCGTCCGGTTCGAAATAGCCGCGTTCTTCCCAGATTTTGT
Coding sequences:
- a CDS encoding valine--tRNA ligase; amino-acid sequence: MSEKKGYNPHEFEEKFYKIWEERGYFEPDGNEAIQKEGKNFCIMMPPPNVTGSLHIGHALTFTLQDIMVRYKRMDGFKTLWQPGTDHAGIATQNVVEKQLLAEGKTKEELGREAFLERVWKWKEHSGGMIVHQMRKLGVSPAWSRERFTMDEGLKNAVKKAFVQLYDEGLIVKGNYMVNWCTHDGALSDIEVEYEEHNGKLYHIRYPLADEEGYVVVATTRPETYFGDTAVMVHPDDERYKHLIGKKVRLPLIDREISVIADEHVDMEFGTGVVKVTPAHDPNDYEVGKRHNLDFITVFDEKGILNKFAGEFEGHERLDAREKIVARLDEEGFIEKIEEHTHQVGHCYRCHNVVEPYISKQWFVKKEIATRAIEKVNAGEAKFFPSHWINSYNAWMNDLRDWCISRQLWWGHRIPVFYCDDCGHEWATHEENPDKCPKCGSTHIKQDPDVLDTWFSSALWPFSTLGWGNGEALKNVKWFEGDLKSFYPNDLLITGFDILFFWVARMIMMGEHFMGELPFRDIYLHALVRDEHGNKMSKSRGNVIDPLDTIEQYSADALRFTLAVLAVQGRDIKLSNDKLELSRNFTNKLYNAAKYLQMNVETFDNLENIEVKTPLGRYMLSRFALAAEETRSFIDQYRFNDAATTLYRFLWGEFCDWGIELSKASKESVAELGAIFKEAMKLLHPFMPFITEYLWHQLSGTTIENDGSIMVQPYPAGLPRDESIENEFSLITEAIVSIRRAKATVDMPGKKIEIAYIKPDTPMDAELASPFIKLLAKTENVEFVENKVENAITDVSDHMEVYLPLTGIDLKPILERLEKQQAKLTKEVVKLSSMLNNEKFVANAPAHVVEENKKALEEAQGKLKKVEAELLQLTQI